In a single window of the Cherax quadricarinatus isolate ZL_2023a chromosome 88, ASM3850222v1, whole genome shotgun sequence genome:
- the LOC128698493 gene encoding uncharacterized protein isoform X1 → MTAMMVGGGGFMGGVGGMSRGGLAAPPTTTATTTTTTTPGTHHNLRLPSPHSPPSPTSSDSPTSPASPGRHMGNKACGVCGDVAKSMHFGGLSCDSCKAFFRRSVQNNAHKGFTCPYEKKCIIAVSSRKACQYCRFHKCLSIGMEKGWVMTEEERRKMMQQRQEKKNKDEHKKHNLSNNPERYTLSEEEQTEISTIVSLYKKAYQDIPYEDSGPQEGAVGVMSPWMTFCKRIGYFFSLFQEFADLPSSDQALLLKTAITSACIIMGSVVYDSSTGKWPGKSINRGGFMPNVTQKNVERLVPAELMSRVEHFFRKFQQVCPDETMAMILILVALYSPELMGLEAKDTIQGLQDRYTRILQRYVGWKYKEHSSLMFPKVIVSLADIRELAERTCQMRIQQGVVANVPSLSSFLSRPESSSSSTSSMDMSEEGNTVQNANNEIAQIKEECDVQCDKTRKVGTAHKAGHLEDTSGTRDHTYQKIMQKIMDQMHSSSIYMQAPSLLPFIIQIVKKVGAGNPTGTSTRLSFSSPKASRPQQTKHHRIGSKRRMVEIKQECVDESCDTQDLPSPIPSVHPSSHSQFNLQTEPQIPHNQDVQQLLHQPAPSPPQPTLSCTYPVSPMESTNSFDMLPLSPLHTSNIRLSPHPMPSLGSNLSVDLLSTQTAHMVPVAPYTPPAPVPSPNILVKQPSMEPVADMPLPSPIAAPSPYSDTSSSSPESSQSPLTELFSEDLSNVEIDVLTQLLDYVSNIDNFDNVSSLKEILPPHLLTELQTKLCSYSLKHE, encoded by the exons ATGACCGCCATGATGGTGGGTGGCGGTGGCTTCATGGGAGGAGTGGGTGGCATGAGTCGGGGTGGGCTGGCAGCGccgcccaccaccactgctaccaccactactactaccaccccaggGACCCACCACAACCTCCGGCTCCCCTCGCCacactcccctccttccccaaccTCCAGTGACTCCCCTACTTCCCCTGCCAG TCCTGGTCGACACATGGGCAACAAGGCATGCGGCGTGTGTGGAGACGTAGCCAAGTCCATGCACTTTGGAGGCCTCTCGTGCGACTCCTGCAAAGCCTTCTTCAGACGCTCAGTACAAAACAACGCTCACAAGGGCTTTACCTGCCCTTATGAAAAAAAATGCATAATAGCCGTCTCATCCAGAAAAGCTTGTCAGTACTGTAG ATTTCACAAATGTCTATCAATTGGGATGGAAAAGGGATGGGTGATGACGGAGGAGGAACGCAGGAAGATGATGCAGCAACGCCAAGAGAAAAAGAACAAAGATGAACATAAAAAACATAATTTGTCCAATAATCCAGAAAGATACACTCTGAGTGAGGAAGAACAAACTGAGATATCCACTATTGTATCTTTGTATAAAAAGGCCTACCAGGATATCCCATATGAAGATAGTGGTCCACAAGAGGGAGCAGTAggggttatgtcaccatggatgacATTCTGTAAGAGAATTGGATATTTTTTTTCACTCTTCCAAGAATTTGCTGACCTTCCAAGCAGCGACCAAGCGCTACTGCTGAAAACAGCAATTACATCGGCATGTATTATCATGGGTTCTGTTGTTTATGATTCCAGTACTGGCAAGTGGCCAGGCAAAAGTATAAATAGAGGTGGCTTTATGCCCAATGTGACGCAAAAAAATGTAGAACGATTAGTACCTGCTGAGCTTATGTCACGTGTTGAGCATTTTTTCCGCAAGTTCCAGCAAGTGTGTCCCGACGAAACTATGGCAATGATACTCATACTAGTGGCCCTGTATTCCCCAGAATTAATGGGATTAGAGGCTAAAGATACCATTCAAGGGCTACAAGATCGTTATACACGTATCTTGCAGAGGTATGTAGGATGGAAGTACAAAGAGCATTCATCCCTAATGTTTCCCAAAGTTATTGTCTCTCTTGCTGATATTCGAGAGTTAGCCGAGCGTACTTGTCAGATGCGAATACAGCAGGGTGTTGTGGCAAATGTGCCTTCCTTATCATCATTTCTGTCGAGGCCTGAGTCTAGTTCATCGTCTACATCTTCAATGGACATGAGCGAGGAGGGAAATACAGTTCAAAATGCAAATAATGAAATTGCACAAATTAAAGAAGAATGTGATGTCCAGTGCGATAAAACAAGGAAGGTGGGAACTGCCCATAAAGCTGGTCATTTAGAAGATACGAGTGGAACACGTGATCATACATACCAAAAAATTATGCAGAAGATTATGGATCAGATGCATAGTTCCTCCATATATATGCAGGCTCCATCGCTTCTTCCATTCATCATCCAGATTGTCAAAAAAGTTGGTGCTGGTAATCCCACCGGGACCTCTACTCGACTATCTTTCTCAAGCCCAAAAGCTAGCAGGCCGCAACAGACCAAGCATCACCGAATAGGTTCCAAACGCCGCATGGTCGAAATCAAACAAGAATGCGTGGACGAAAGCTGTGACACTCAAGATCTGCCATCTCCCATCCCAAGTGTGCATCCTAGTTCTCACAGCCAGTTTAACCTGCAGACTGAGCCCCAAATTCCTCATAATCAGGACGTACAGCAGCTTCTCCATCAGCCTGCTCCTTCACCCCCACAACCAACACTTTCTTGTACTTATCCAGTGTCGCCAATGGAATCTACTAATTCTTTTGACATGCTTCCACTCTCACCTTTACATACCTCAAATATAAGATTGTCTCCACACCCCATGCCATCACTTGGTTCCAACCTTTCTGTTGATTTGCTGTCTACTCAGACAGCCCACATGGTTCCTGTTGCACCATACACTCCCCCAGCACCAGTTCCATCACCAAACATCCTTGTTAAACAGCCAAGCATGGAACCCGTGGCGGAcatgccactaccatcacccattgCTGCACCCTCGCCCTACTCAGACACGTCGAGCTCCTCCCCAGAGAGTTCCCAGTCGCCACTCACTGAGCTCTTTTCTGAAGATCTTTCAAATGTAGAAATAGATGTACTTACACAGTTGCTTGATTATGTTTCCAACATTGACAACTTTGATAATGTGAGCTCACTTAAAGAAATCTTGCCACCACATCTTCTTACCGAACTTCAAACAAAACTGTGCTCATACTCATTGAAACATGAATAG
- the LOC128698493 gene encoding uncharacterized protein isoform X3, whose product MEKGWVMTEEERRKMMQQRQEKKNKDEHKKHNLSNNPERYTLSEEEQTEISTIVSLYKKAYQDIPYEDSGPQEGAVGVMSPWMTFCKRIGYFFSLFQEFADLPSSDQALLLKTAITSACIIMGSVVYDSSTGKWPGKSINRGGFMPNVTQKNVERLVPAELMSRVEHFFRKFQQVCPDETMAMILILVALYSPELMGLEAKDTIQGLQDRYTRILQRYVGWKYKEHSSLMFPKVIVSLADIRELAERTCQMRIQQGVVANVPSLSSFLSRPESSSSSTSSMDMSEEGNTVQNANNEIAQIKEECDVQCDKTRKVGTAHKAGHLEDTSGTRDHTYQKIMQKIMDQMHSSSIYMQAPSLLPFIIQIVKKVGAGNPTGTSTRLSFSSPKASRPQQTKHHRIGSKRRMVEIKQECVDESCDTQDLPSPIPSVHPSSHSQFNLQTEPQIPHNQDVQQLLHQPAPSPPQPTLSCTYPVSPMESTNSFDMLPLSPLHTSNIRLSPHPMPSLGSNLSVDLLSTQTAHMVPVAPYTPPAPVPSPNILVKQPSMEPVADMPLPSPIAAPSPYSDTSSSSPESSQSPLTELFSEDLSNVEIDVLTQLLDYVSNIDNFDNVSSLKEILPPHLLTELQTKLCSYSLKHE is encoded by the coding sequence ATGGAAAAGGGATGGGTGATGACGGAGGAGGAACGCAGGAAGATGATGCAGCAACGCCAAGAGAAAAAGAACAAAGATGAACATAAAAAACATAATTTGTCCAATAATCCAGAAAGATACACTCTGAGTGAGGAAGAACAAACTGAGATATCCACTATTGTATCTTTGTATAAAAAGGCCTACCAGGATATCCCATATGAAGATAGTGGTCCACAAGAGGGAGCAGTAggggttatgtcaccatggatgacATTCTGTAAGAGAATTGGATATTTTTTTTCACTCTTCCAAGAATTTGCTGACCTTCCAAGCAGCGACCAAGCGCTACTGCTGAAAACAGCAATTACATCGGCATGTATTATCATGGGTTCTGTTGTTTATGATTCCAGTACTGGCAAGTGGCCAGGCAAAAGTATAAATAGAGGTGGCTTTATGCCCAATGTGACGCAAAAAAATGTAGAACGATTAGTACCTGCTGAGCTTATGTCACGTGTTGAGCATTTTTTCCGCAAGTTCCAGCAAGTGTGTCCCGACGAAACTATGGCAATGATACTCATACTAGTGGCCCTGTATTCCCCAGAATTAATGGGATTAGAGGCTAAAGATACCATTCAAGGGCTACAAGATCGTTATACACGTATCTTGCAGAGGTATGTAGGATGGAAGTACAAAGAGCATTCATCCCTAATGTTTCCCAAAGTTATTGTCTCTCTTGCTGATATTCGAGAGTTAGCCGAGCGTACTTGTCAGATGCGAATACAGCAGGGTGTTGTGGCAAATGTGCCTTCCTTATCATCATTTCTGTCGAGGCCTGAGTCTAGTTCATCGTCTACATCTTCAATGGACATGAGCGAGGAGGGAAATACAGTTCAAAATGCAAATAATGAAATTGCACAAATTAAAGAAGAATGTGATGTCCAGTGCGATAAAACAAGGAAGGTGGGAACTGCCCATAAAGCTGGTCATTTAGAAGATACGAGTGGAACACGTGATCATACATACCAAAAAATTATGCAGAAGATTATGGATCAGATGCATAGTTCCTCCATATATATGCAGGCTCCATCGCTTCTTCCATTCATCATCCAGATTGTCAAAAAAGTTGGTGCTGGTAATCCCACCGGGACCTCTACTCGACTATCTTTCTCAAGCCCAAAAGCTAGCAGGCCGCAACAGACCAAGCATCACCGAATAGGTTCCAAACGCCGCATGGTCGAAATCAAACAAGAATGCGTGGACGAAAGCTGTGACACTCAAGATCTGCCATCTCCCATCCCAAGTGTGCATCCTAGTTCTCACAGCCAGTTTAACCTGCAGACTGAGCCCCAAATTCCTCATAATCAGGACGTACAGCAGCTTCTCCATCAGCCTGCTCCTTCACCCCCACAACCAACACTTTCTTGTACTTATCCAGTGTCGCCAATGGAATCTACTAATTCTTTTGACATGCTTCCACTCTCACCTTTACATACCTCAAATATAAGATTGTCTCCACACCCCATGCCATCACTTGGTTCCAACCTTTCTGTTGATTTGCTGTCTACTCAGACAGCCCACATGGTTCCTGTTGCACCATACACTCCCCCAGCACCAGTTCCATCACCAAACATCCTTGTTAAACAGCCAAGCATGGAACCCGTGGCGGAcatgccactaccatcacccattgCTGCACCCTCGCCCTACTCAGACACGTCGAGCTCCTCCCCAGAGAGTTCCCAGTCGCCACTCACTGAGCTCTTTTCTGAAGATCTTTCAAATGTAGAAATAGATGTACTTACACAGTTGCTTGATTATGTTTCCAACATTGACAACTTTGATAATGTGAGCTCACTTAAAGAAATCTTGCCACCACATCTTCTTACCGAACTTCAAACAAAACTGTGCTCATACTCATTGAAACATGAATAG
- the LOC128698493 gene encoding uncharacterized protein isoform X2 has translation MLWVAVKTLNRFHKCLSIGMEKGWVMTEEERRKMMQQRQEKKNKDEHKKHNLSNNPERYTLSEEEQTEISTIVSLYKKAYQDIPYEDSGPQEGAVGVMSPWMTFCKRIGYFFSLFQEFADLPSSDQALLLKTAITSACIIMGSVVYDSSTGKWPGKSINRGGFMPNVTQKNVERLVPAELMSRVEHFFRKFQQVCPDETMAMILILVALYSPELMGLEAKDTIQGLQDRYTRILQRYVGWKYKEHSSLMFPKVIVSLADIRELAERTCQMRIQQGVVANVPSLSSFLSRPESSSSSTSSMDMSEEGNTVQNANNEIAQIKEECDVQCDKTRKVGTAHKAGHLEDTSGTRDHTYQKIMQKIMDQMHSSSIYMQAPSLLPFIIQIVKKVGAGNPTGTSTRLSFSSPKASRPQQTKHHRIGSKRRMVEIKQECVDESCDTQDLPSPIPSVHPSSHSQFNLQTEPQIPHNQDVQQLLHQPAPSPPQPTLSCTYPVSPMESTNSFDMLPLSPLHTSNIRLSPHPMPSLGSNLSVDLLSTQTAHMVPVAPYTPPAPVPSPNILVKQPSMEPVADMPLPSPIAAPSPYSDTSSSSPESSQSPLTELFSEDLSNVEIDVLTQLLDYVSNIDNFDNVSSLKEILPPHLLTELQTKLCSYSLKHE, from the exons atgttgtgggtggcagtcaaaACATTAAATAG ATTTCACAAATGTCTATCAATTGGGATGGAAAAGGGATGGGTGATGACGGAGGAGGAACGCAGGAAGATGATGCAGCAACGCCAAGAGAAAAAGAACAAAGATGAACATAAAAAACATAATTTGTCCAATAATCCAGAAAGATACACTCTGAGTGAGGAAGAACAAACTGAGATATCCACTATTGTATCTTTGTATAAAAAGGCCTACCAGGATATCCCATATGAAGATAGTGGTCCACAAGAGGGAGCAGTAggggttatgtcaccatggatgacATTCTGTAAGAGAATTGGATATTTTTTTTCACTCTTCCAAGAATTTGCTGACCTTCCAAGCAGCGACCAAGCGCTACTGCTGAAAACAGCAATTACATCGGCATGTATTATCATGGGTTCTGTTGTTTATGATTCCAGTACTGGCAAGTGGCCAGGCAAAAGTATAAATAGAGGTGGCTTTATGCCCAATGTGACGCAAAAAAATGTAGAACGATTAGTACCTGCTGAGCTTATGTCACGTGTTGAGCATTTTTTCCGCAAGTTCCAGCAAGTGTGTCCCGACGAAACTATGGCAATGATACTCATACTAGTGGCCCTGTATTCCCCAGAATTAATGGGATTAGAGGCTAAAGATACCATTCAAGGGCTACAAGATCGTTATACACGTATCTTGCAGAGGTATGTAGGATGGAAGTACAAAGAGCATTCATCCCTAATGTTTCCCAAAGTTATTGTCTCTCTTGCTGATATTCGAGAGTTAGCCGAGCGTACTTGTCAGATGCGAATACAGCAGGGTGTTGTGGCAAATGTGCCTTCCTTATCATCATTTCTGTCGAGGCCTGAGTCTAGTTCATCGTCTACATCTTCAATGGACATGAGCGAGGAGGGAAATACAGTTCAAAATGCAAATAATGAAATTGCACAAATTAAAGAAGAATGTGATGTCCAGTGCGATAAAACAAGGAAGGTGGGAACTGCCCATAAAGCTGGTCATTTAGAAGATACGAGTGGAACACGTGATCATACATACCAAAAAATTATGCAGAAGATTATGGATCAGATGCATAGTTCCTCCATATATATGCAGGCTCCATCGCTTCTTCCATTCATCATCCAGATTGTCAAAAAAGTTGGTGCTGGTAATCCCACCGGGACCTCTACTCGACTATCTTTCTCAAGCCCAAAAGCTAGCAGGCCGCAACAGACCAAGCATCACCGAATAGGTTCCAAACGCCGCATGGTCGAAATCAAACAAGAATGCGTGGACGAAAGCTGTGACACTCAAGATCTGCCATCTCCCATCCCAAGTGTGCATCCTAGTTCTCACAGCCAGTTTAACCTGCAGACTGAGCCCCAAATTCCTCATAATCAGGACGTACAGCAGCTTCTCCATCAGCCTGCTCCTTCACCCCCACAACCAACACTTTCTTGTACTTATCCAGTGTCGCCAATGGAATCTACTAATTCTTTTGACATGCTTCCACTCTCACCTTTACATACCTCAAATATAAGATTGTCTCCACACCCCATGCCATCACTTGGTTCCAACCTTTCTGTTGATTTGCTGTCTACTCAGACAGCCCACATGGTTCCTGTTGCACCATACACTCCCCCAGCACCAGTTCCATCACCAAACATCCTTGTTAAACAGCCAAGCATGGAACCCGTGGCGGAcatgccactaccatcacccattgCTGCACCCTCGCCCTACTCAGACACGTCGAGCTCCTCCCCAGAGAGTTCCCAGTCGCCACTCACTGAGCTCTTTTCTGAAGATCTTTCAAATGTAGAAATAGATGTACTTACACAGTTGCTTGATTATGTTTCCAACATTGACAACTTTGATAATGTGAGCTCACTTAAAGAAATCTTGCCACCACATCTTCTTACCGAACTTCAAACAAAACTGTGCTCATACTCATTGAAACATGAATAG